In Spirosoma aureum, a single genomic region encodes these proteins:
- a CDS encoding PfkB family carbohydrate kinase has protein sequence MSLLTVGSVAFDALETPFGKTDKIIGGAATYITLSASYFTKENNLVAVVGDDFPQSMIDDLNQHGVNTEGLEVRVGGKTFFWSGKYHNDMNSRDTVEVQLNVMENFDPIIPESYQDCQYLMLGNTAPSIQQMVIERLGKRPKLIVLDTMNLWIEIANPDLMSLLKLVDVLVVNDEEARQLTHEYSLVKAAAKIHTLGPKTVIIKKGEHGALLFKEDRIFFAPALPLEEVFDPTGAGDTFAGGFIGYLAKTDDISFDNMKRAIIYGSAMASFCVEKFGAERIMNLTQSEIQERVSEFVKLSAFGLA, from the coding sequence ATGAGCTTACTTACAGTTGGTTCCGTGGCATTTGATGCGCTGGAAACCCCGTTCGGCAAGACCGACAAAATTATCGGCGGTGCCGCCACCTACATTACGCTGTCAGCGTCGTATTTTACGAAAGAAAATAACCTGGTCGCTGTTGTTGGCGACGATTTCCCGCAGTCCATGATTGACGATCTCAATCAACATGGCGTCAATACGGAGGGATTAGAAGTCAGAGTAGGGGGGAAGACCTTCTTCTGGTCGGGCAAATACCATAACGACATGAACAGCCGCGATACCGTGGAGGTGCAGTTGAACGTAATGGAAAATTTTGACCCTATCATTCCTGAATCGTATCAGGATTGCCAATACCTGATGTTGGGTAACACAGCACCGTCCATTCAGCAGATGGTCATTGAGCGGTTAGGAAAGCGGCCTAAACTGATCGTACTCGATACCATGAACCTCTGGATTGAGATCGCCAATCCTGACCTGATGAGTCTGTTGAAGCTTGTTGACGTACTGGTCGTCAATGATGAGGAGGCCCGGCAACTAACCCATGAATATTCGTTGGTGAAAGCAGCGGCTAAAATTCATACGCTAGGGCCAAAGACGGTTATAATTAAGAAGGGGGAACATGGTGCCTTACTTTTCAAGGAAGACCGAATATTTTTTGCTCCCGCGCTCCCGCTCGAAGAAGTGTTTGACCCAACGGGTGCTGGCGATACATTTGCAGGTGGTTTTATTGGTTATCTGGCCAAAACGGACGACATCTCCTTTGATAATATGAAACGGGCTATTATTTATGGCTCTGCTATGGCATCGTTCTGTGTTGAGAAGTTTGGTGCCGAGCGAATCATGAACCTGACTCAGTCCGAAATTCAGGAACGTGTCAGTGAGTTTGTAAAGCTATCAGCCTTTGGGCTGGCGTAA